One window from the genome of Candidatus Manganitrophaceae bacterium encodes:
- a CDS encoding DUF2231 domain-containing protein, whose amino-acid sequence MYPSRAKVAGHPVHPMLIVFPIGLYITSFIFDLIYLSTGASFWYRMGFWTILFGFVGNIAAAIPGFLDYLTLPPNTEARQTATYHMGIGIALAILYFANLLFRNWGFIGENQTPWGPVILNLVGVLLIGIQGWLGGELVYRYGVGVQETRLAREERLRKTA is encoded by the coding sequence ATGTATCCGAGTCGTGCAAAGGTGGCCGGCCATCCGGTCCATCCCATGCTGATCGTATTCCCAATCGGTCTTTACATTACTTCATTTATATTCGATCTCATCTACTTGTCAACCGGTGCTTCTTTCTGGTACCGCATGGGATTTTGGACGATTCTCTTTGGATTCGTCGGAAATATTGCCGCAGCGATCCCGGGCTTTCTCGATTATCTGACGCTCCCCCCCAATACGGAAGCCCGTCAAACCGCCACCTATCACATGGGCATCGGCATCGCCCTGGCGATCCTCTATTTCGCCAACCTGCTCTTCCGGAACTGGGGTTTTATCGGAGAGAATCAGACACCCTGGGGCCCGGTGATTTTAAATCTGGTCGGGGTTCTCTTAATCGGCATCCAAGGGTGGCTCGGAGGAGAGTTGGTTTACCGGTATGGGGTAGGGGTCCAGGAAACGCGTCTCGCCAGGGAAGAGCGGCTCCGGAAAACGGCCTGA
- the pyrE gene encoding orotate phosphoribosyltransferase produces the protein MNDRERATLRQQLLKKLRDSFVYASEPTFVLSSGRKSHFYIDCKKVTLDAEGATWVGLLILDRIAELEIEIDAIGGMTLGADPIATAVAVLSYESGTPISAFIIRKESKGFGKQGFIEGRVGPETKVVVVDDVLTSGRATERTIRILQEAGCDVVKVIALVDRKEGGREHLEKIGFEVDCLYTVEDLLKG, from the coding sequence ATGAATGACCGAGAGAGGGCGACCCTTCGCCAACAACTTCTAAAGAAGCTTCGCGACTCTTTCGTCTACGCCAGCGAACCGACCTTCGTCCTCTCCTCCGGAAGAAAAAGCCACTTTTATATCGACTGCAAGAAGGTGACGCTCGATGCCGAGGGAGCCACCTGGGTCGGGCTGCTGATTCTCGACCGGATCGCCGAGCTGGAAATCGAGATCGATGCGATCGGTGGAATGACGCTCGGCGCCGATCCGATTGCCACCGCCGTCGCCGTCCTCAGTTATGAGAGCGGCACGCCGATCTCCGCCTTTATCATCCGGAAAGAGTCGAAGGGTTTCGGCAAACAGGGCTTCATTGAAGGAAGGGTCGGCCCGGAGACCAAAGTGGTCGTCGTCGACGATGTCTTGACGAGCGGCCGCGCCACCGAGCGGACCATCCGGATCCTTCAAGAGGCCGGTTGCGATGTCGTAAAGGTGATCGCCCTCGTCGACCGGAAAGAGGGAGGGCGGGAGCACCTGGAGAAGATCGGCTTTGAGGTCGATTGCCTCTACACCGTGGAAGACCTACTAAAGGGGTAA
- a CDS encoding class I SAM-dependent methyltransferase: MDSPSLEEKRAWAEQFFEKTGASYDQVVDHSTFWIDRLWKKKIISKIPPSSQKILDLACGTGILTFAIAKKFPNAQIVGVDLTKGYLDIARKKAEANRVDHVTFVHRPAEEFLSDDRFDACVTSYLPKYADLNILIAHLSRMIAPGGVLVFHDFTYPTNRFLQWTFEAYFKLLPPIGGWRWPEWRETLYELPVVIRKTRWIEELTEAMRREGFEEIRVESLTMQGSALVTGRSQGIGNRA; the protein is encoded by the coding sequence TTGGACAGCCCAAGCCTGGAAGAAAAGCGCGCCTGGGCGGAACAGTTCTTCGAGAAAACCGGCGCAAGCTACGATCAGGTGGTCGATCACTCCACCTTCTGGATCGACCGGCTCTGGAAGAAAAAAATCATCTCAAAGATCCCCCCTTCCTCTCAAAAAATATTGGACCTCGCCTGCGGCACCGGCATTCTGACCTTCGCCATCGCCAAAAAATTTCCCAACGCCCAAATCGTCGGCGTCGATCTGACGAAGGGTTATCTCGACATCGCCCGGAAGAAAGCCGAGGCAAATCGGGTTGACCATGTGACCTTCGTTCATCGCCCCGCCGAGGAATTCCTTTCCGACGATCGGTTCGACGCCTGTGTCACGTCGTACCTTCCCAAGTACGCCGACCTTAATATTCTAATTGCGCACCTCTCCCGAATGATCGCTCCCGGCGGCGTGCTCGTCTTTCACGACTTCACCTACCCGACGAATCGCTTCCTCCAATGGACCTTCGAAGCCTACTTCAAACTGCTTCCTCCGATTGGCGGATGGCGGTGGCCGGAGTGGAGAGAGACCTTGTATGAATTGCCGGTTGTCATTCGGAAAACGCGATGGATTGAGGAGCTGACTGAGGCGATGAGACGGGAGGGGTTCGAAGAGATTCGGGTGGAATCGCTGACGATGCAGGGGTCGGCGTTGGTGACAGGACGAAGTCAGGGGATTGGCAACCGGGCATAA
- a CDS encoding MOSC N-terminal beta barrel domain-containing protein, which produces MMNVTKIWRYPVKTMAGEALQRARVGPLGIEGDRVVHVEDAGGETITSRSHPRFLGLKGTLGPDGEPRVDGRPWRSPEVAVKVVDIGGPGARLVGYDGAERFDVLPLLVATDGAIAAFGHDHRRLRPNIVIGGVEGLSERDWPGGCLRIGRVLIGVQDLRLRCIMTSFDPDTLAQTKEITRDIYRRFEGKLALNCFVIESGEIAVGDAVELLRGRACTESAAAAFTD; this is translated from the coding sequence ATGATGAATGTCACGAAGATCTGGCGATATCCGGTGAAGACGATGGCCGGGGAGGCGCTGCAGCGGGCGCGGGTCGGACCGCTCGGCATCGAGGGCGACCGGGTCGTTCATGTCGAGGACGCCGGCGGAGAGACCATCACCTCCCGTTCACATCCACGGTTTCTCGGCCTGAAGGGGACGCTCGGTCCCGATGGAGAGCCGCGGGTCGACGGACGGCCTTGGCGCAGTCCGGAGGTTGCCGTCAAAGTGGTCGACATCGGCGGGCCGGGCGCCCGGCTGGTCGGGTATGACGGCGCCGAGCGTTTTGATGTCTTGCCGCTCCTGGTGGCGACCGACGGCGCCATCGCTGCTTTCGGGCACGATCATCGCCGCTTGCGTCCGAACATCGTGATCGGCGGGGTCGAGGGATTATCCGAGCGCGACTGGCCGGGCGGGTGTCTGCGGATCGGCCGGGTGCTGATCGGCGTCCAAGATTTGCGCCTCCGCTGCATCATGACCTCATTCGATCCCGACACGCTGGCACAGACAAAAGAGATCACCCGCGACATCTATCGGCGCTTTGAGGGAAAGCTCGCCCTCAATTGCTTCGTAATCGAAAGCGGAGAGATCGCCGTCGGCGACGCAGTGGAGCTGCTGCGGGGCCGCGCGTGCACCGAGTCTGCCGCGGCGGCGTTCACCGACTAG
- a CDS encoding UbiA prenyltransferase family protein produces the protein MEPVPDRRSEWFVPQFGPVSFRLWVGLLFLPYTGMVLAFAVIGSMLAERIFWERVGAIVVIYFLGLGVAAHALDALGGKGIKPWGRRFTKRQLWIVAIGALTPAYTLGFYYIFFKTPQLAVIALLEGFFLFAYNLELLDGRFHTDAWFAFSWGSLPVLAGYVIQTNRVSFPALILAAAMGLLSLVEINASRPYKELKRSGRADPFLHQDRYEAILKCISLGVMLIAAGLAAWRWVG, from the coding sequence ATGGAACCGGTTCCCGATCGCCGATCGGAGTGGTTTGTTCCCCAATTCGGCCCCGTCTCCTTTCGGCTCTGGGTCGGCCTGCTCTTTCTTCCCTATACCGGAATGGTATTGGCTTTCGCGGTCATCGGATCGATGCTTGCCGAGCGGATCTTCTGGGAGCGGGTCGGGGCGATTGTCGTGATCTACTTCCTAGGACTCGGGGTCGCGGCCCACGCCCTCGACGCCCTTGGGGGAAAGGGAATCAAGCCGTGGGGAAGACGTTTTACGAAGCGGCAGCTCTGGATCGTCGCGATCGGCGCGCTGACTCCCGCTTACACCCTCGGCTTCTATTACATCTTTTTTAAGACGCCGCAGCTGGCGGTGATCGCCCTCCTTGAAGGGTTCTTCCTCTTCGCCTACAATCTGGAGCTTTTGGACGGCCGTTTTCACACCGACGCCTGGTTCGCCTTTTCATGGGGAAGCCTGCCGGTGCTCGCCGGTTATGTCATCCAGACCAATCGGGTCTCCTTCCCCGCACTCATTTTAGCCGCCGCGATGGGCCTCTTGAGCCTGGTCGAGATCAACGCGTCGCGTCCCTACAAAGAGCTGAAGCGGAGCGGCCGGGCCGATCCGTTCCTTCACCAAGACCGCTATGAGGCAATCCTCAAATGCATTAGTTTGGGGGTGATGCTGATTGCGGCGGGGTTGGCGGCGTGGCGGTGGGTGGGGTGA